The following proteins come from a genomic window of Candidatus Kuenenbacteria bacterium:
- a CDS encoding FkbM family methyltransferase encodes MKIKLIGTDGVGWSIDKDRKNAEYFLKKIPGVELVEKYSRADILFFVWYAQIVSINKIFLFFWRKLLGRKTVAVVTNNLENYQQAKKLIDYWISPNEKISNFLKNEGCSYSQIPFYVSPEIYKPLKESKEKICEILKIDKNKIANRILIGTFQRDSLGNNLLAPKWQKDPDLLIKILRLLPKEKIMLVLAGPRRHYVISECQKYDIPFIFVGDYNYIENKEDDILINNLPEETINLLYNLIDLCIVSSKSEGGPKAILQAALTRTMIFSTDVGLAQDFIHEDLIYNETSINKIIDWVKNEHRQAKDLEYINENYERAAAMLNKNNYIKKYQDLISKLNKMKQKKILATLIGRLNKYPTFLKWKYKIYFIIGREIRDGLFYLNKLKPGDTAIDCGANIGKYTKMMMDKGAEVYAFEPNPYAFGELSKKFPGSNKVHCINKGVYTQNTTMPLYLHKNASEDQVKWSIGSSLLEYKGNINPKDYIVVGLIDLSGFINSLGREIKLVKMDVEGVECEIITSLIDSGAIKKIKWLLVEGHGKRIPEMRVKMDQLKDRIKKEKIKNIYFNWD; translated from the coding sequence ATGAAAATAAAATTAATTGGCACAGATGGAGTCGGCTGGTCGATAGATAAGGACAGAAAAAATGCCGAGTATTTCCTAAAAAAAATACCCGGGGTTGAACTAGTAGAAAAATATAGTCGGGCGGATATTTTATTTTTTGTCTGGTATGCCCAAATAGTTTCTATTAATAAAATATTCTTATTTTTTTGGCGCAAGCTGCTTGGTAGAAAAACAGTGGCGGTGGTGACCAACAATCTGGAGAATTATCAGCAAGCAAAAAAATTAATTGATTATTGGATCTCGCCGAATGAAAAAATTTCTAACTTCCTAAAAAACGAGGGCTGTTCGTATAGCCAAATCCCCTTTTATGTCTCGCCGGAGATATACAAACCGCTAAAAGAGAGCAAAGAAAAAATTTGCGAAATATTAAAAATAGATAAAAACAAAATAGCCAACCGTATTTTAATTGGCACTTTTCAGCGAGATTCCTTGGGTAATAATTTATTGGCACCAAAGTGGCAAAAGGACCCGGACTTGCTGATAAAAATATTGCGCTTGCTGCCCAAAGAAAAAATAATGCTGGTTCTGGCCGGGCCACGGAGACATTATGTGATCAGTGAATGCCAAAAATACGATATCCCCTTTATTTTTGTGGGTGACTATAACTATATCGAAAATAAAGAGGATGATATTTTGATCAATAATCTGCCAGAAGAAACCATTAATTTATTGTATAATTTGATTGACTTGTGTATTGTCAGTTCAAAAAGCGAGGGGGGGCCAAAGGCGATTTTACAAGCGGCTCTCACCAGAACGATGATTTTTTCGACCGATGTCGGCTTAGCGCAAGATTTTATACATGAAGATTTAATTTATAATGAGACAAGTATTAATAAAATAATTGATTGGGTAAAAAATGAACATAGGCAAGCCAAGGATTTAGAATATATCAATGAAAATTATGAGAGGGCCGCGGCAATGCTCAATAAAAATAATTATATAAAAAAATATCAAGATTTAATAAGTAAGCTCAACAAAATGAAACAAAAAAAAATTTTAGCAACACTAATCGGCCGGTTGAATAAATATCCTACTTTTTTGAAGTGGAAATACAAAATATATTTTATTATTGGCAGAGAGATACGCGATGGTCTTTTTTACTTAAATAAATTAAAGCCTGGTGATACGGCAATCGATTGCGGCGCGAATATCGGAAAGTATACAAAAATGATGATGGATAAGGGAGCTGAGGTTTATGCTTTTGAGCCAAACCCCTACGCCTTTGGAGAATTATCAAAAAAATTCCCCGGCAGCAACAAGGTACATTGTATAAACAAAGGAGTTTATACCCAAAATACAACCATGCCGCTATATCTACACAAAAACGCCAGTGAGGATCAGGTAAAATGGTCTATTGGCTCTTCCTTACTTGAATACAAGGGAAATATAAACCCAAAAGATTATATAGTAGTGGGGTTGATTGACCTGTCAGGGTTTATAAATAGTCTGGGGCGAGAGATAAAGTTGGTTAAAATGGATGTTGAGGGCGTAGAGTGTGAAATAATAACAAGCTTGATAGATAGTGGGGCAATAAAAAAAATTAAATGGCTTTTGGTTGAAGGACACGGCAAGAGAATTCCTGAGATGCGTGTAAAAATGGACCAGCTAAAAGACAGAATTAAAAAAGAAAAAATTAAAAATATTTATTTTAATTGGGATTAA
- a CDS encoding ABC transporter ATP-binding protein, translated as MKYFTPERQEYFKKAYGKLKKYKKLTALSIVFSVLASIFEGFSLGTMIPFFQSIIDPSSSAQATIPFLEKFWGHFFTGDKTDIVLKLMFFALGMIVLKSFFTYLKTITISRVSSCIRRDLQYEMFEASSEANLQFANKMKAGNLVTSISIFTKSIVSFYFTLLEMISKVSKIIIYLILLVFVSWKFTLMAIILEAVITIPIKNLFAKVKKVSMQATKESAILHSQLIEKLGNIKSVKIFTAEEYERKNFYQISNSMADLDYKYESYEAIIAPLSEVAVMTALVSIFTFVTKIWGLNITFYVPVLITYFYIFLKMFNEANASLRAVARMFQLMEPYKAYEAIIREAQKEKAWNGNQKITKLEKEIVLKDINLRYEEENNVLESINLVIPKGKITALVGPTGSGKTTLANIISGLIMPTGGQIFVDKTDMKEVNTKTWREHLGYISQDIVIFNDTIANNIAYGCWGANKEDIMRAAKVAQIDDFIETLPQKYETIVGEKGARLSGGQKQRIAIARAIIRDPELLILDEATSSLDTETEKAIQASLEKVLAGKTVVAIAHRLSTIKSADNIVVVVDGKILEQGTHEELLDKKGFYKKYYEQQFKD; from the coding sequence ATGAAATATTTTACACCAGAAAGGCAGGAATATTTTAAAAAGGCCTACGGCAAACTCAAAAAATACAAAAAATTGACTGCCTTGTCTATTGTTTTTAGTGTACTGGCATCAATTTTCGAGGGTTTTAGCTTGGGTACAATGATTCCTTTTTTTCAGAGTATAATCGATCCGTCTTCCAGCGCACAAGCAACAATACCATTTCTAGAAAAATTTTGGGGGCATTTCTTTACCGGAGATAAAACAGATATTGTATTAAAATTAATGTTTTTTGCTTTGGGGATGATCGTGCTAAAAAGTTTTTTTACTTATCTAAAAACAATAACCATCAGCCGGGTAAGTTCTTGTATTAGGCGTGATTTGCAATATGAAATGTTTGAAGCATCATCGGAGGCTAATTTACAATTCGCAAATAAGATGAAGGCTGGCAATTTGGTGACAAGTATATCTATTTTTACAAAATCAATAGTTAGCTTTTATTTTACACTCTTAGAAATGATCTCAAAGGTGAGTAAAATAATAATTTATTTGATTTTACTTGTTTTTGTTTCTTGGAAATTTACCCTGATGGCAATAATTTTGGAAGCAGTCATAACCATCCCGATAAAAAATTTATTCGCCAAGGTCAAGAAGGTTAGCATGCAGGCCACCAAAGAGTCAGCGATTCTTCATAGCCAATTGATAGAAAAGTTGGGTAATATAAAATCTGTCAAAATTTTTACAGCTGAAGAATATGAAAGAAAAAATTTTTACCAAATATCCAATTCAATGGCCGATCTTGACTATAAGTATGAAAGCTATGAGGCAATAATTGCTCCCCTATCAGAGGTTGCCGTTATGACCGCTCTAGTCAGTATTTTTACTTTTGTAACAAAAATATGGGGTTTAAATATAACTTTTTATGTGCCGGTTTTGATAACTTATTTCTATATCTTTCTAAAAATGTTTAACGAGGCCAACGCCAGCTTGCGGGCAGTAGCAAGGATGTTCCAGTTGATGGAACCCTATAAGGCCTATGAGGCCATAATCAGAGAGGCACAAAAAGAAAAAGCTTGGAATGGAAATCAAAAAATCACAAAACTAGAAAAAGAGATTGTCTTGAAAGATATTAATTTGAGATATGAGGAAGAGAATAATGTTTTAGAATCAATCAATCTGGTGATACCCAAGGGCAAAATCACTGCCCTAGTCGGCCCGACAGGGTCAGGAAAAACCACTCTGGCGAATATAATATCCGGGCTAATAATGCCGACGGGCGGTCAAATTTTTGTTGACAAAACTGACATGAAAGAAGTGAATACTAAAACTTGGAGAGAACATCTGGGTTATATTTCTCAAGACATCGTGATATTTAATGACACTATTGCCAACAATATCGCCTATGGTTGCTGGGGAGCCAACAAAGAGGATATTATGCGCGCCGCAAAGGTAGCCCAAATAGATGATTTTATAGAGACCCTGCCCCAAAAATACGAAACAATAGTTGGAGAAAAAGGAGCACGTCTTTCTGGCGGCCAAAAACAAAGAATTGCTATTGCTCGGGCAATTATCAGAGATCCGGAACTTTTGATTTTGGATGAAGCGACCAGCTCTTTGGATACAGAAACAGAAAAGGCCATACAAGCTTCGCTGGAGAAAGTTTTGGCTGGAAAGACGGTGGTGGCAATCGCTCACCGCCTATCAACCATCAAAAGCGCTGACAATATCGTCGTGGTAGTAGATGGTAAAATATTAGAACAAGGAACCCATGAGGAGCTTTTGGATAAAAAAGGTTTTTACAAAAAATATTATGAACAGCAATTTAAAGATTAA
- a CDS encoding class I SAM-dependent methyltransferase: MKNLLVKIKNNLKQRGLKKTLTVALSAIKARSLTEKKKIKLLGKYIDQHNRAYEKISELAVSLNKGIHPKHGIIKYHQFFLDNIEPNDRVLDAGSGTGLVAMKIAQKAKYVLGVDFNSKSIEEARNKYKKDNLKFLVADLNEYEPQEKFDKVVLSNVLEHIRERRELLKNMKKIAPILLLRVPMISRDWLTVYKKLMGFEYRLDPTHETEYTVEEIEKELKESGWKIKNYQINWGEWWGVIEHE; this comes from the coding sequence ATGAAAAACTTATTAGTAAAAATTAAAAATAATTTAAAACAACGAGGGCTCAAAAAAACTTTAACTGTGGCTCTGTCAGCAATCAAGGCCAGATCTTTGACGGAAAAGAAAAAAATAAAACTCTTGGGCAAATACATAGACCAGCATAACAGGGCCTATGAGAAAATATCAGAGCTGGCCGTCAGCTTGAATAAGGGAATCCACCCCAAGCATGGCATAATTAAATACCACCAGTTTTTTCTGGACAACATTGAGCCGAATGATAGGGTGCTAGATGCTGGGTCGGGCACGGGTTTGGTGGCTATGAAAATCGCCCAAAAAGCAAAATATGTACTGGGGGTGGATTTTAATTCTAAAAGCATAGAAGAGGCTAGGAATAAATATAAAAAAGATAATTTGAAATTTTTGGTGGCTGATCTGAATGAGTATGAGCCCCAAGAGAAATTTGACAAGGTAGTATTATCAAATGTATTAGAACATATCCGGGAGCGCCGCGAGCTACTAAAAAATATGAAAAAAATTGCCCCAATATTACTTTTGCGTGTACCCATGATCAGCCGCGACTGGCTGACTGTTTATAAAAAATTGATGGGTTTTGAATACCGGCTAGACCCGACACATGAAACAGAATATACTGTTGAGGAAATTGAAAAGGAACTAAAAGAAAGCGGCTGGAAAATAAAAAATTACCAAATCAACTGGGGTGAATGGTGGGGCGTAATTGAACATGAGTAA
- a CDS encoding sugar transferase: MISVASKIKRLVLFIGDIIILYFSLWLTLFLRFQKAVDNETWAKHWLPFSLVFLLWIVIFFINKLYDLETARNNFRFYALMIKNIIWCAMIGFAFFYITTTGITPKTILVLDIIIFGTLIIAWRRFFNTIIVNKKFLEKALIIGLSEESLNLAREINNKPQMGIKVAAIFKSKDNSTPPPDTPLSDNGEKLEFLEGEEKLEKFINDNKIRIIIIANSQEYRPEVISQLYKLLSQKITIWDFSKFAEQFTGKILINTIGQLWFLENIKEANKRIYETQKRVADFVLSLIMLFISIPFLPIIYFTIRATSEGPGFFMQQRTGKNGKKFMAVKFRTMVVEAEKNGPQWAQKNDPRVTRIGRFLRKSRIDEIPQLVNILRGEMSFIGPRPERPEFIEKLKEVIPFYETRLLVKPGLTGWAQINFPYGASEKDAWEKLQYDLYYIKNRSLVLDISIILKTVKTVLTGGGQ; encoded by the coding sequence ATGATTAGTGTCGCTTCTAAAATCAAGCGGTTGGTTTTGTTCATCGGAGATATAATTATTCTCTATTTTTCTTTGTGGTTAACCCTGTTTTTGCGCTTTCAAAAAGCAGTGGATAACGAAACTTGGGCCAAGCACTGGCTGCCTTTTTCTCTTGTTTTTTTACTCTGGATTGTAATATTTTTTATTAATAAGCTATATGATCTAGAAACAGCTAGAAATAATTTTAGATTTTATGCCCTGATGATAAAAAATATAATCTGGTGCGCCATGATTGGTTTCGCTTTCTTTTATATAACCACTACGGGCATTACCCCGAAAACAATCTTGGTTTTGGATATAATAATCTTTGGCACACTGATTATTGCTTGGCGGAGATTTTTTAATACTATAATTGTTAATAAAAAATTTTTAGAGAAGGCTCTGATTATCGGCTTGTCGGAAGAATCTTTAAATTTAGCCCGAGAAATAAATAATAAGCCCCAAATGGGCATAAAGGTAGCCGCGATATTTAAATCCAAAGACAATAGCACGCCACCCCCTGATACACCACTCTCTGATAATGGAGAGAAACTTGAATTTTTAGAAGGAGAAGAAAAACTGGAAAAATTTATCAATGATAATAAGATCAGAATAATTATAATAGCCAACAGTCAAGAATACCGGCCAGAAGTAATCAGTCAGCTTTATAAACTACTATCACAAAAAATAACTATCTGGGACTTCTCAAAGTTTGCAGAACAATTTACTGGTAAAATATTGATAAATACCATTGGGCAACTATGGTTTTTGGAAAATATCAAAGAAGCAAACAAGAGAATTTATGAAACCCAAAAAAGGGTGGCGGACTTTGTTTTGTCTTTAATCATGCTTTTTATCTCAATACCATTTTTGCCAATAATATATTTTACAATAAGAGCGACTAGCGAGGGCCCAGGTTTCTTTATGCAACAGCGAACTGGTAAAAACGGCAAAAAATTTATGGCGGTTAAATTTAGAACAATGGTAGTGGAGGCAGAAAAAAACGGACCGCAATGGGCACAAAAAAATGACCCACGAGTAACAAGAATTGGCCGCTTCCTCAGAAAATCGAGAATCGATGAGATCCCACAGCTGGTAAATATTCTTCGCGGCGAAATGAGTTTTATCGGACCAAGGCCCGAGCGGCCGGAGTTTATTGAAAAACTGAAAGAAGTAATCCCCTTTTACGAGACGCGCCTCTTGGTCAAACCGGGGCTAACTGGCTGGGCGCAGATTAATTTCCCCTACGGGGCTTCGGAAAAAGATGCCTGGGAAAAATTGCAATATGACCTTTATTATATAAAAAATAGGTCGCTAGTTTTGGATATTTCTATTATTTTAAAAACTGTAAAAACAGTATTGACCGGCGGCGGACAATAG
- a CDS encoding glycosyltransferase family 4 protein: MNNSAKLKEKILGFFLTEKMSLKNWDKAGILTREIAPYNILAQYFKKIYLFTYDGREELHYAKYLAPNIEIVYKKWRMRARDYRWLLPFLNWKKVRECNFWKTNQLKARAALVAKIIKPRGKLILRTGWTQSLFQVKQKGKADKKIIWWERIAYALADAALVTSEGDRQYLLEKYKIKPEKIEVIANYIDTDKFAPETSDKHDRRITYSGKIEEQKNLNTLIRALEGTDIALDIIGGPMDEKSELLKKELERLAEGLKVELTFTGRRPNDELPKLLNKYKIYVLPSLYEGMPKSLLEAMSMGLACIGTRVEGTKEIIKDGETGLLTENNFEDIRKKILSIINDDDRQRKLGESARRFVVDNFSLKTQINKEINIYEKLISKN; this comes from the coding sequence ATGAATAATAGTGCTAAGCTAAAGGAAAAAATTTTGGGATTTTTTTTGACAGAAAAGATGAGCCTAAAAAATTGGGATAAGGCGGGTATACTGACAAGAGAAATAGCGCCTTATAATATTCTGGCGCAATATTTTAAAAAAATTTATTTATTCACTTACGATGGTCGGGAAGAGTTGCACTATGCCAAGTATCTGGCGCCGAACATTGAAATTGTTTACAAAAAATGGCGCATGAGAGCCAGGGATTACCGCTGGCTTTTGCCTTTTTTAAATTGGAAAAAAGTTAGGGAGTGCAATTTCTGGAAAACAAATCAGTTAAAAGCCCGGGCAGCGTTAGTTGCTAAAATCATAAAACCAAGGGGTAAATTAATACTCCGAACTGGTTGGACGCAGTCGCTTTTTCAGGTGAAGCAAAAGGGCAAGGCGGATAAAAAAATAATCTGGTGGGAAAGAATTGCCTACGCTCTGGCCGATGCGGCGCTGGTGACCTCGGAAGGTGATCGGCAATATTTACTAGAGAAATATAAAATTAAACCCGAGAAAATAGAAGTAATCGCCAATTATATTGATACGGATAAATTTGCACCAGAAACCAGCGATAAACACGACCGAAGAATCACCTATTCTGGCAAAATTGAAGAACAAAAAAATCTGAATACTTTAATAAGGGCACTCGAGGGTACGGATATCGCCCTAGATATAATCGGCGGCCCAATGGATGAAAAAAGTGAATTATTAAAAAAAGAATTAGAAAGGTTGGCCGAGGGGCTGAAGGTAGAATTAACCTTCACTGGCCGGCGACCGAATGACGAATTGCCAAAATTATTAAATAAATATAAAATTTATGTTTTGCCATCGCTTTATGAAGGGATGCCAAAATCACTTTTGGAAGCAATGAGTATGGGTCTCGCCTGTATTGGAACGAGGGTGGAAGGCACAAAAGAAATAATCAAAGATGGAGAGACGGGGCTACTCACAGAAAATAATTTTGAAGATATACGCAAAAAAATATTATCAATAATCAATGATGATGATCGACAGAGAAAGCTGGGAGAAAGTGCCAGACGGTTTGTGGTTGATAATTTTTCACTAAAAACCCAGATTAATAAGGAAATAAATATTTATGAAAAACTTATTAGTAAAAATTAA
- a CDS encoding S8 family serine peptidase — protein sequence MFVFKKIKFLYLLVVINFISINFLPYNPVGAAGVSSVGEDYLGSEMLLKLKNNDFVYEIKLRDETPQEFINNNIKNDAVDFIEPNYIYRASILEPNDQYYSQQVYLSILNTPMAWDYTTGSGDVVVAVIDSGVDIKNPDLVNNIWHNTKEIPNNGIDDDSNGFVDDYSGWDFIEGVPDPSPKFTGNYTFMGINHGTIIAGVIAAEGNNKIGITGLSWHSKIMPLRVLSGEGTGDSYDVARAIDYARLNGAKIINLSFIGDKKSETLKEAIRRAYQSGILLVAAAGNEVNQGEDLKDKPLYPVCMDGDSPGDNWVLGVASLDNYDHLASFSNYGSCVDITTPGVGIFSTLVKNDARFEYRNEYGGLWTGTSMSVPQVAGAAALLRSLKPELSVLELRDLLLKNSDNIDHLNSKYAGRLGRGKLNIFRVLSAAKNSLSSIEYRTDKIIVAPGVGGGPQIRTYYEGKPYSQFFGFDKNKRFGANIASRDLTGDGQEELIVSAEKGEEPWVQIFDINGNYKAKFLAYDKNMKQGVKASAGDINNDGQEEIITVPQSGYKPLVKIFNQTGNLLGEFYAFNQFFRGGLSISIGDVNNDTFEEIVVGAGPGTQSFVKIFNYHGQLSGQFIAYKENFFGGVNVAIGDVDSDSQKEIILAPMGKMAPEVKIFNFQGLLKSSFLAYDKKFINGVNVAAGDINNDGYDEIITGPGAGGGPQVRVFNIKGKALMQFMVFNDKFKGGVKVSSGK from the coding sequence ATGTTTGTATTCAAAAAGATAAAATTTTTATATTTACTTGTGGTGATTAATTTTATTTCCATAAATTTTTTGCCTTATAACCCAGTTGGCGCCGCCGGTGTTTCATCGGTTGGGGAAGACTATCTTGGTAGTGAAATGCTTTTAAAGTTAAAAAATAATGATTTTGTTTATGAGATTAAATTGCGAGACGAAACACCCCAAGAATTTATAAATAACAATATAAAAAATGATGCCGTTGATTTTATAGAGCCCAATTATATTTATCGCGCTTCTATTTTAGAGCCCAATGACCAGTATTATTCTCAGCAGGTTTACCTTTCTATTCTAAATACCCCCATGGCCTGGGATTATACTACTGGCAGTGGTGATGTGGTGGTCGCCGTCATTGATAGTGGGGTTGATATAAAAAATCCCGATTTGGTCAATAATATCTGGCACAACACAAAAGAAATTCCCAATAACGGCATTGATGATGACAGCAATGGTTTTGTTGATGACTATTCTGGCTGGGATTTTATTGAAGGCGTACCAGACCCCAGCCCAAAGTTTACGGGTAATTATACCTTTATGGGTATCAATCATGGTACGATTATTGCCGGGGTTATCGCCGCAGAAGGTAATAACAAAATCGGGATAACTGGTCTTAGCTGGCACTCAAAGATAATGCCCCTTAGGGTTTTGAGCGGCGAGGGTACGGGTGATTCATATGATGTGGCTAGGGCTATTGATTATGCTCGCCTCAATGGAGCCAAAATTATAAACTTGAGCTTTATCGGAGATAAAAAATCAGAAACACTCAAGGAGGCCATCCGTCGGGCCTACCAATCTGGTATTTTATTGGTAGCAGCGGCTGGCAATGAAGTCAATCAAGGTGAAGATCTGAAGGATAAACCGCTGTACCCAGTCTGTATGGACGGTGATAGCCCTGGCGACAACTGGGTATTGGGTGTTGCCTCTTTGGATAACTATGATCACTTGGCTAGTTTTTCCAATTACGGTAGTTGTGTGGATATCACGACCCCGGGCGTTGGAATTTTTAGTACTCTAGTGAAAAACGATGCTCGTTTTGAATATCGCAATGAATACGGTGGGCTCTGGACAGGCACTTCCATGTCTGTACCCCAAGTCGCTGGTGCGGCGGCTTTGTTAAGATCCCTAAAGCCAGAATTGTCAGTTTTGGAGTTGCGCGATCTTCTTCTCAAAAATTCTGACAACATAGACCATCTCAACTCTAAATATGCCGGCAGACTGGGTCGGGGCAAGTTAAATATCTTTAGGGTACTATCTGCTGCCAAAAACTCACTTAGCTCTATCGAATATCGTACAGACAAAATAATTGTTGCCCCAGGTGTTGGTGGTGGACCCCAGATTAGAACTTATTATGAGGGCAAGCCCTATTCCCAATTTTTTGGGTTTGATAAAAATAAAAGATTTGGGGCCAATATCGCCAGTCGTGATTTGACCGGTGATGGGCAAGAAGAGTTGATCGTGTCCGCAGAAAAAGGGGAGGAGCCTTGGGTGCAGATTTTTGATATTAATGGCAATTATAAAGCAAAATTTTTGGCTTATGATAAAAATATGAAACAAGGCGTTAAGGCCAGTGCCGGTGATATAAACAATGACGGCCAAGAGGAAATAATCACCGTACCACAGTCTGGTTACAAGCCCTTGGTAAAGATATTCAATCAAACTGGTAATCTCTTGGGTGAGTTTTATGCCTTTAATCAATTTTTTAGAGGTGGTTTAAGTATTAGTATAGGTGACGTAAACAACGATACTTTTGAAGAAATAGTTGTCGGCGCCGGGCCTGGTACGCAGAGCTTTGTAAAAATATTTAATTACCATGGTCAGCTTTCCGGTCAGTTTATTGCCTACAAGGAGAATTTCTTTGGTGGAGTCAATGTTGCTATTGGGGATGTCGACAGTGATAGCCAAAAAGAAATAATTTTAGCCCCCATGGGTAAAATGGCTCCCGAAGTTAAAATTTTTAATTTCCAAGGCCTTTTAAAATCTAGTTTTTTGGCTTATGACAAAAAATTTATAAACGGTGTTAATGTCGCCGCCGGCGATATTAATAATGATGGTTATGATGAGATAATCACCGGCCCGGGCGCTGGCGGCGGTCCGCAGGTCAGGGTTTTTAATATCAAAGGTAAGGCGCTTATGCAGTTTATGGTTTTTAATGATAAATTTAAAGGTGGAGTAAAGGTTTCTTCAGGCAAATAA
- a CDS encoding methyltransferase domain-containing protein, whose product MNSNLKIKILYDFKDGPWGGANQFLKVLRDEFINLGIYEEETEKAECIIFYSYQKLPEVVELKLKYPNKIFIHRLGGILGYHKGKEWAILDRLMNGVASKLPDWAIFVSGWLYEESKKLGFNSKRYSIIGNAVDPKIFNTDNRPNHNSQKTKLIASSWSGNIKKGFEFYEYLDKNLDWSRYEMSFVGNCPVHFKNIKIIPPLTSEKLADKLKERDIYITATKDDACSNAIIEALACGLPVAALNSGGNGEIVQKGGELFTNEKELIEKIELISREYQAYVGDIKYETIQTIAYKYINKIERLTDGKRKKINKILLYRTKITLFVFNKILIMKNFIQKIKAAKKMIYRYYKFTWHRNALEKLLLKNIWLLQGRVLDIGSKNRRYDQIIKAEEMVAIDLEENKEANVLYGDIEKGLNYPDNYFDSILCLEVVEYLNDFPKATREMYRLIKPGGAALLSIPFFSNEHDDNLRPTKKFAEKVFKESGFDKVEITTFGNSHTAIWDMTKRKSAQGGSVLKRKIGYYLFFLPWLLLIRMLKLDKKQDQYYSGLFIILTK is encoded by the coding sequence ATGAACAGCAATTTAAAGATTAAAATATTATACGATTTTAAAGACGGCCCCTGGGGCGGCGCCAATCAATTCCTAAAAGTCTTGAGGGATGAATTTATTAATTTGGGGATATATGAGGAAGAAACAGAAAAGGCTGAATGTATTATATTTTATAGCTATCAAAAACTGCCGGAGGTAGTAGAGCTGAAGTTAAAATATCCGAATAAAATATTTATTCACCGTCTGGGGGGGATCCTTGGCTATCATAAAGGGAAGGAGTGGGCTATTTTAGATCGCCTGATGAATGGGGTGGCGAGTAAATTACCTGATTGGGCTATTTTTGTTTCAGGCTGGCTGTACGAAGAATCAAAAAAACTGGGATTTAATAGTAAGAGATATAGTATTATCGGCAATGCGGTTGACCCAAAAATTTTTAATACTGATAATAGGCCAAATCATAATTCGCAAAAAACAAAATTGATCGCCAGCAGTTGGTCGGGCAACATAAAAAAAGGCTTTGAGTTTTATGAATACTTGGACAAAAATCTGGACTGGTCGCGCTATGAAATGTCTTTTGTGGGAAATTGTCCCGTTCATTTTAAAAATATAAAAATTATCCCTCCGCTGACAAGCGAAAAATTGGCTGATAAACTTAAAGAACGTGATATTTATATTACAGCGACTAAAGACGACGCTTGCTCCAACGCGATAATAGAGGCACTGGCTTGCGGCTTGCCAGTAGCAGCACTAAATAGTGGCGGTAATGGAGAAATAGTACAAAAAGGTGGCGAGTTGTTTACCAATGAAAAAGAACTGATAGAAAAAATAGAATTGATCAGTCGGGAATACCAAGCTTATGTCGGGGACATAAAATATGAAACCATTCAAACGATAGCCTATAAATATATTAATAAAATAGAACGACTAACCGACGGTAAGCGTAAAAAAATTAATAAAATTTTACTCTATAGAACAAAAATAACTTTGTTTGTTTTTAATAAAATATTGATAATGAAAAATTTTATCCAAAAAATAAAAGCGGCGAAGAAGATGATTTACCGCTATTATAAATTTACCTGGCATCGTAATGCTCTAGAAAAATTGCTTTTAAAAAATATCTGGCTGCTCCAAGGGCGAGTATTGGATATCGGCTCAAAAAACAGGCGCTATGACCAAATAATAAAGGCCGAAGAAATGGTAGCTATTGACCTAGAAGAGAACAAGGAAGCAAATGTTTTATATGGAGATATTGAGAAGGGGTTGAATTACCCTGATAATTATTTTGATTCTATTTTGTGCTTGGAGGTGGTGGAATACTTAAATGATTTCCCTAAAGCAACAAGAGAAATGTATCGTTTAATAAAACCTGGCGGTGCAGCACTTTTGAGTATCCCCTTTTTTAGCAATGAGCACGATGACAACCTAAGGCCGACAAAAAAATTTGCAGAAAAGGTTTTTAAAGAAAGCGGTTTTGATAAGGTAGAAATAACAACCTTTGGCAACAGTCATACGGCTATCTGGGATATGACAAAAAGGAAATCGGCCCAGGGCGGTTCTGTATTAAAACGCAAGATAGGTTATTATCTTTTTTTTCTACCTTGGCTTTTACTGATAAGAATGTTGAAGCTGGATAAAAAACAAGACCAGTATTATAGCGGATTATTTATAATTTTGACCAAATGA